One Bacteroidota bacterium genomic region harbors:
- a CDS encoding M28 family peptidase, which translates to MLKRILLLLCIVGLSMQTGWAQGFPTDEPVIKRIWEVGMDSSMTEQLAHELIDQIGPRIAGSEGLAQAQQWLLDYYGEWGVEARKEEYGTWNAWEQGVLHVDMLKPRIQTLEAEMLAWSPPTNGPVEAEVVMIPEGLDKAGVDAWLSTIKDKFVMMSPVEPMCRARQELEANGRPETVQRIDSLRRASRISWNRRLSGLGRFQEQFARVDSAGALAAFTSRWSGGWGVNKVFSAFTDTAAGIDLSCEDYGLLFRLIQNGVTPTLRVNAEAEHRGVIPQFNLIAEMKGTELPDEYVVLSAHLDSWHAATGATDNGTGTITMLEAMRILKKVYPNPKRTILVGHWGGEELGLMGSASFREDHPEIMEGLQALFNQDNGTWRFEKLEGQGFLASSKHLHQWMSVVPRYISEHVDVDTPGPQANRGSDHTSFVCAGAPAFRLQSPYDEYRQYTWHTNRDTYDKIVFDDLKENATLAAMMAYMASEDPEKVDRTKAQLPINSRTKKPMAWGPCREARRGPSR; encoded by the coding sequence ATGTTAAAACGCATCTTGCTATTGCTGTGCATTGTTGGACTTTCAATGCAGACTGGTTGGGCGCAGGGTTTTCCAACTGATGAGCCTGTTATCAAGCGTATTTGGGAAGTGGGGATGGATAGCTCCATGACGGAGCAATTGGCGCACGAACTCATAGACCAAATCGGACCAAGGATTGCCGGATCTGAAGGGCTTGCGCAGGCGCAGCAATGGCTGCTCGATTATTACGGTGAGTGGGGGGTTGAAGCGCGTAAAGAAGAATATGGCACCTGGAATGCCTGGGAGCAGGGTGTACTGCATGTTGATATGCTAAAGCCACGTATCCAGACCCTGGAGGCAGAGATGCTTGCCTGGAGTCCGCCTACCAACGGGCCGGTAGAAGCTGAAGTTGTCATGATACCCGAAGGACTGGATAAAGCGGGTGTGGATGCCTGGCTTTCGACCATCAAAGATAAATTTGTAATGATGTCTCCGGTTGAGCCCATGTGCCGGGCGCGGCAAGAGCTGGAAGCAAACGGTCGGCCCGAGACCGTACAACGCATCGATTCGCTGCGTCGTGCTTCGCGTATTTCATGGAACCGGCGGCTGAGTGGATTGGGCAGATTCCAGGAGCAATTTGCGCGCGTAGATAGCGCCGGCGCATTGGCTGCGTTTACCTCACGTTGGTCCGGCGGCTGGGGTGTGAACAAGGTGTTTAGCGCGTTTACCGATACCGCTGCCGGCATTGACCTTTCCTGTGAAGATTACGGGTTGCTGTTTCGATTAATCCAAAACGGTGTCACGCCTACCCTGCGTGTAAATGCCGAAGCTGAGCACCGCGGCGTTATACCGCAATTCAACCTGATTGCCGAAATGAAAGGCACCGAACTGCCGGATGAATACGTTGTGCTCAGTGCACACCTTGATTCATGGCATGCCGCCACAGGGGCAACGGATAATGGTACGGGTACCATCACCATGCTGGAAGCAATGCGCATCCTCAAAAAGGTGTATCCCAACCCGAAGAGAACCATCCTGGTGGGCCATTGGGGTGGCGAAGAATTGGGGTTGATGGGCTCTGCCAGTTTCCGCGAAGACCATCCGGAAATTATGGAGGGCTTGCAAGCGCTCTTTAACCAGGATAATGGCACCTGGCGATTTGAAAAACTGGAAGGCCAGGGCTTCCTGGCAAGCTCAAAGCACCTGCACCAATGGATGTCGGTTGTACCTCGCTACATATCGGAACACGTTGACGTCGATACACCGGGGCCGCAAGCCAACAGGGGCAGTGATCATACCTCGTTTGTTTGCGCCGGTGCACCCGCGTTTCGCCTGCAATCTCCTTACGACGAATACCGGCAGTATACGTGGCATACCAACCGGGATACGTACGACAAAATTGTATTTGATGACCTGAAAGAGAACGCGACACTTGCGGCTATGATGGCGTACATGGCTTCTGAAGATCCCGAAAAAGTAGATCGAACAAAAGCACAATTGCCGATCAACTCGCGTACAAAGAAGCCTATGGCATGGGGCCCGTGCCGTGAAGCTAGGCGTGGGCCGTCTCGTTAA
- a CDS encoding ceramidase domain-containing protein, with product MVVLGAGTVIVMGLFLYFVFTGWPGAPSNCVYDAPDTCYCEAFDLADVEAGAPGIRQPVNTWSNLYSLLTALLVAIFVYRDRLKSGGAATPNLMYAASPYADLYVFAVLFLGLGSMWFHGSLTVWGGVVDGFSMYVFAAFLPFYSIRRFWVSDRFFWIGYTATVIFFTVLHTVLPAFVNILILVVAYFAVEIYISIRTRIILLGTSDAQWFWGLAMASILAASFFWWASHTGNFMCGPESFFQAHGLLWHPLAGITAVLMYFYWREADDPI from the coding sequence TTGGTCGTTTTAGGCGCCGGTACGGTAATCGTGATGGGGCTTTTTCTATATTTTGTCTTCACCGGATGGCCGGGCGCGCCAAGCAACTGTGTATATGATGCTCCGGATACTTGTTACTGCGAAGCGTTTGATTTGGCTGATGTGGAAGCCGGCGCACCGGGCATTCGTCAGCCAGTAAACACGTGGTCTAATCTCTACTCGTTACTTACTGCTTTATTGGTCGCCATTTTTGTGTACCGGGATCGCCTGAAATCCGGCGGCGCTGCAACGCCTAACCTCATGTATGCAGCTTCACCCTATGCTGACTTGTACGTGTTTGCCGTCCTGTTTCTCGGATTGGGAAGCATGTGGTTTCATGGCTCCCTGACCGTGTGGGGTGGCGTGGTTGATGGGTTTTCGATGTATGTGTTTGCTGCGTTTTTACCCTTTTATTCGATCCGCCGGTTTTGGGTGTCAGACCGCTTTTTCTGGATTGGCTACACCGCGACCGTAATTTTCTTTACGGTATTGCACACCGTATTGCCGGCTTTTGTTAATATCCTGATCCTCGTGGTAGCATACTTTGCTGTGGAGATCTATATCAGCATCCGAACGCGTATCATCCTGCTCGGTACCTCGGATGCACAGTGGTTTTGGGGGCTTGCCATGGCTTCGATTTTGGCTGCTTCGTTTTTCTGGTGGGCGTCGCATACAGGCAATTTTATGTGTGGCCCGGAAAGCTTCTTCCAGGCACATGGATTGCTCTGGCACCCCCTTGCAGGTATCACGGCAGTGCTAATGTATTTCTATTGGCGAGAGGCTGACGACCCTATATAA